From a region of the Methanophagales archaeon genome:
- a CDS encoding glycoside hydrolase family 130 protein: MIIRHKSNPIIKPGDVKPSLEGYKVIGSFNPGATNFGDEIILLVRVAEGCEPREGYIRTPIYRFDDNGKGQPDIMEFDASDPEVIPKDTRSVVYRGQEYLTSLSHIRIARSKDGINFEVDDAPFICPGNESERYGVEDARITFIDGKYYITYTAVSEDSWATALAVTEDFRSIERKGLIFHPENKDVAIFPERVNGMYVALHRPNNTRFGMPAMWYSESPDLLHWGNHKCIARTRDNKWESQRIGAGAPPIKTPEGWLVIYHAKGDNSVYSLFCMLLALDEPYRVIRRASVPLMTPTEPYETAGFFPNVIFSNGIAERDDKIYVYYGASDETTNVAITDIESLLDSF; this comes from the coding sequence ATGATAATAAGACACAAAAGTAATCCGATAATAAAACCGGGAGATGTAAAACCATCATTAGAAGGGTACAAAGTGATTGGCTCCTTTAATCCAGGAGCAACGAATTTTGGCGATGAAATCATTCTTCTGGTGCGTGTAGCGGAGGGGTGCGAACCCAGGGAAGGATATATCCGCACACCGATATATCGGTTTGATGATAACGGAAAGGGGCAACCAGATATTATGGAATTCGACGCTTCTGACCCTGAAGTCATACCGAAAGATACACGCAGTGTTGTATATAGGGGGCAGGAATATCTCACTTCCCTGAGTCATATCAGAATAGCCAGGAGTAAGGATGGCATCAACTTTGAAGTTGATGATGCACCTTTTATTTGTCCCGGGAATGAGTCTGAGAGATACGGTGTGGAAGATGCGCGAATAACGTTTATTGACGGTAAATACTACATCACCTATACTGCGGTTTCCGAAGATTCATGGGCTACTGCTTTAGCAGTTACCGAGGATTTTAGAAGTATCGAGAGGAAAGGGCTTATATTTCATCCAGAGAACAAGGATGTAGCTATTTTCCCTGAGCGGGTTAATGGCATGTATGTCGCACTCCATCGTCCAAACAATACCCGATTTGGTATGCCTGCCATGTGGTACAGCGAATCTCCTGACCTTCTTCACTGGGGAAATCATAAATGCATTGCACGTACAAGAGACAATAAATGGGAGTCACAGCGTATAGGAGCAGGAGCGCCGCCAATAAAGACTCCCGAGGGCTGGCTCGTCATTTACCACGCTAAGGGGGATAACAGCGTATATTCACTATTTTGCATGCTTCTCGCACTTGACGAGCCATACCGTGTAATACGAAGGGCATCTGTGCCGCTAATGACACCCACGGAACCTTACGAGACTGCGGGATTCTTCCCGAATGTGATATTCTCAAACGGTATTGCCGAGCGAGATGATAAGATTTATGTGTATTATGGCGCGTCCGATGAGACCACAAATGTGGCTATCACGGATATTGAAAGTCTACTTGATAGCTTTTAA
- a CDS encoding glycosyltransferase family 4 protein produces the protein MRPQMWLSRILKVYLIAFKRMKIVMDFRKYDGVVGGVEQGVIELTRYVSGKGHHVIILCKKHRFNETEGIFEDCPNVTTIPLPCRSHSMSLKNAWLDSVTIQNIASQEGAGIIHFPYNWSFPFRKKVPSILTVHDVIPFTYREAMGFFRNHLLYRRGTREACRLNNLITTVSEYSKHELITKVGVSAERIRVIPNGIRELTEPDEEIEKNLKARFDLEFGFILNVGGIHERKNIVRLIHAFSKLVKEEGYRGKLVITGAVSSNPYLKKMKKRCDRAVKEAEMSDRVIFTGFIPDKELDTLLKHADLLVYPSLCEGFGMPVIEAMQAGTPVVTSNIGGTAEVAGDAAVLVSPYSIEDIAEGMSKLLHDASLREELKRKGKERAGAYSWTKTGEEYLELYKELSIEA, from the coding sequence ATGAGACCACAAATGTGGCTATCACGGATATTGAAAGTCTACTTGATAGCTTTTAAGAGGATGAAAATAGTAATGGATTTCAGGAAATACGACGGCGTTGTGGGTGGCGTTGAGCAGGGCGTTATAGAGCTAACGAGGTATGTATCAGGGAAAGGACATCATGTGATTATACTCTGCAAAAAACACCGATTTAACGAGACAGAGGGCATATTTGAAGACTGTCCTAATGTTACTACCATTCCTTTACCGTGCCGTTCGCACTCAATGTCATTGAAGAATGCATGGCTGGATTCCGTTACCATCCAGAACATTGCATCACAGGAAGGCGCAGGCATTATTCATTTCCCTTATAACTGGAGTTTTCCATTCCGTAAGAAGGTACCGTCCATTCTTACTGTACATGACGTTATTCCTTTCACATACCGTGAAGCGATGGGGTTCTTCAGGAATCATCTGCTATACCGACGTGGTACCCGAGAAGCGTGTCGCCTGAATAATCTGATAACTACGGTGTCTGAATATTCAAAGCATGAGCTTATAACTAAAGTGGGCGTATCTGCAGAGCGGATTAGAGTCATCCCCAATGGAATACGAGAACTAACAGAGCCGGATGAAGAGATAGAAAAGAACCTCAAAGCACGATTCGATTTAGAGTTCGGGTTCATTCTTAACGTTGGTGGAATACACGAGCGGAAGAATATTGTGCGATTGATTCATGCGTTCTCAAAACTGGTAAAGGAGGAGGGGTATCGGGGGAAGCTGGTAATAACTGGTGCTGTATCCAGTAATCCATACCTGAAAAAGATGAAGAAGAGGTGTGACCGCGCGGTAAAAGAAGCGGAAATGAGTGATAGGGTAATATTTACGGGATTCATACCGGATAAAGAGCTGGACACGCTTTTAAAGCATGCTGACTTACTTGTTTATCCCTCGCTCTGTGAGGGTTTCGGGATGCCTGTAATAGAAGCTATGCAAGCAGGAACACCGGTTGTAACATCAAATATAGGGGGGACGGCAGAGGTTGCCGGAGATGCTGCTGTTCTTGTAAGTCCATATAGTATTGAAGACATAGCAGAGGGGATGTCAAAATTGCTCCATGATGCGAGCCTCCGTGAGGAATTGAAGAGAAAAGGGAAGGAAAGAGCAGGTGCGTATTCATGGACAAAAACAGGAGAAGAGTATCTTGAGCTTTACAAAGAGCTCAGCATAGAGGCATAG
- a CDS encoding 4Fe-4S dicluster domain-containing protein: MDKNNKKMRVVKVGDVEVNLEEAVHGLHGRDLEDIAMDILTEIGERRLKQWRPKLNIYAHATDIAEWDNVLMDRYCPVYTVNEIEVSKCKDCTQGPCTGNEGLCGLDLRAYHAKRSLQEACKGLCKQLAVAKELFEFSLQLFGPNRQIDMGSTITYPTPNTSMLTGFYIQDLADVSKALSYAESQLSELLISAYFSNESERELEEKALHAGSLTFLVMEVAESIKMCCFDLLNAGKHAATEYPEFPAAEIEVGMGTIDTDKPVILFIGNNFLPAWFAVQYVVREHQEEEIEICGAGAVGHDLPRFYNRAKVLSSGVKARKAIRSGIADVVVVSDLCFEFDVVEEAKRVDTIVIVSGYTPVKGLEPEPFSETGDVISRQCVRVTDPEKAGELAVELAREQKRRRRGDYLMSGDELRREALRCKGCDKCFSICPSRVAISNAMVQAANGDLNALAEVYDNCSFCARCEQVCPEGIRILDLVISAASAAGKIREDRYLMRAGRGPMSELEWRDLTFGIILGGNGPGMVNIIGCGCTSEREVADMARYFLERNYLVCVSGCVAADAAKYMDKEERRCLFQQYIAAGVLKGLVNFGGCTAISHVPSAIYRGALVGSGYTPKANWTQVVDYLYARLPVVVIMWGAATEEMYAVASGLLRSGIPVVVGPSGFKFVRFFIGDRHDRSKWWMYDGVTGEKKEVEPCPVHMLVPVETKEEAIAMCAKLLHRPLALRDPRLASLEAENETHKDFFDEYPDDWYLYVRSEQELHVMRRMELLRKLEKEQGWEIEDMRIKRARHRSGELMDISEYNRRYGIQLGRYSTLIPRLITKTEQQSPHT; encoded by the coding sequence ATGGATAAGAATAATAAGAAGATGAGGGTGGTCAAAGTAGGAGATGTGGAGGTGAATCTGGAAGAGGCAGTACATGGACTTCATGGCAGGGATCTGGAGGACATCGCTATGGATATACTCACTGAGATAGGTGAGAGGAGATTGAAACAGTGGAGACCTAAATTAAACATATATGCTCATGCCACAGATATCGCTGAATGGGACAATGTACTCATGGACCGCTATTGTCCAGTTTACACTGTAAATGAAATTGAAGTATCTAAGTGTAAAGATTGCACTCAGGGACCCTGTACAGGCAATGAGGGACTGTGTGGACTTGATTTAAGAGCCTACCATGCGAAGAGGAGCTTGCAGGAAGCTTGTAAAGGGCTGTGTAAGCAATTAGCAGTTGCGAAAGAGCTGTTCGAGTTCTCACTTCAACTATTCGGTCCAAATAGACAGATAGACATGGGAAGCACGATCACATATCCAACCCCAAACACGTCAATGCTGACAGGTTTTTACATCCAGGATCTGGCTGATGTAAGTAAAGCGCTATCGTATGCGGAATCGCAGCTGTCCGAGCTACTTATAAGTGCGTATTTCAGTAACGAGAGTGAACGGGAGTTGGAAGAGAAAGCACTACATGCAGGCTCACTTACTTTTCTCGTAATGGAAGTGGCAGAGAGCATAAAGATGTGCTGCTTTGATCTCCTCAATGCTGGTAAACATGCAGCAACAGAATATCCTGAATTCCCTGCTGCTGAGATTGAAGTAGGAATGGGCACAATTGACACAGATAAGCCGGTTATACTATTCATTGGTAATAATTTCCTACCTGCATGGTTTGCTGTGCAGTATGTGGTGAGGGAGCATCAGGAGGAGGAGATAGAGATCTGTGGTGCTGGTGCTGTTGGACATGACCTGCCTCGATTTTATAATAGAGCGAAGGTACTATCTTCTGGTGTAAAAGCAAGGAAGGCGATCAGGTCAGGGATCGCGGATGTTGTTGTTGTTAGCGACTTATGCTTCGAGTTCGATGTGGTTGAGGAGGCGAAGCGTGTGGATACAATCGTGATAGTATCGGGGTACACGCCGGTGAAGGGCTTAGAACCAGAACCTTTCTCAGAGACAGGGGATGTAATATCCAGACAATGTGTGCGAGTTACAGATCCGGAGAAGGCAGGTGAACTGGCAGTCGAGCTGGCGAGAGAGCAGAAGCGCAGGAGAAGGGGAGACTATTTGATGTCCGGAGATGAACTGAGACGGGAGGCACTGCGCTGTAAAGGCTGTGACAAATGCTTCTCTATATGCCCGAGCAGGGTTGCAATAAGCAATGCGATGGTACAGGCTGCAAACGGTGATTTGAATGCACTCGCAGAAGTCTACGACAATTGCTCGTTCTGTGCCCGGTGCGAGCAGGTATGTCCTGAAGGTATTCGGATACTCGACCTGGTGATCAGTGCAGCATCGGCAGCAGGCAAAATAAGAGAAGACAGGTATCTCATGCGTGCAGGTAGAGGACCAATGTCAGAACTGGAATGGCGAGACCTGACCTTTGGTATTATCCTCGGTGGGAATGGACCGGGGATGGTGAATATAATAGGCTGTGGCTGTACATCCGAGCGAGAAGTTGCAGACATGGCACGATATTTCCTGGAACGAAACTATCTCGTCTGCGTATCGGGGTGTGTAGCAGCAGATGCTGCGAAATATATGGATAAGGAAGAGCGAAGATGTCTATTCCAGCAGTATATTGCAGCGGGGGTATTAAAGGGGCTGGTGAATTTTGGTGGCTGCACCGCGATCTCTCATGTACCATCAGCAATTTATCGTGGTGCTCTGGTCGGCAGTGGGTACACTCCAAAGGCGAACTGGACGCAGGTTGTGGATTATCTCTATGCGAGACTGCCAGTGGTTGTGATAATGTGGGGTGCGGCAACGGAGGAAATGTATGCGGTGGCTTCTGGACTCCTCAGGTCGGGTATACCAGTAGTAGTGGGTCCTTCCGGCTTCAAGTTCGTACGTTTCTTCATCGGTGACAGACATGACAGGAGCAAGTGGTGGATGTATGATGGTGTAACAGGCGAGAAGAAGGAGGTAGAGCCCTGTCCGGTGCACATGCTCGTTCCGGTAGAGACGAAGGAGGAGGCGATAGCGATGTGTGCTAAACTGCTACACAGACCACTTGCATTACGAGACCCACGTTTAGCGAGTTTGGAAGCAGAGAATGAGACGCATAAGGATTTCTTTGATGAATATCCCGATGACTGGTACCTCTATGTTCGGTCAGAGCAGGAGCTACATGTGATGCGACGCATGGAGCTGCTACGCAAACTTGAGAAGGAGCAAGGCTGGGAGATAGAAGATATGAGAATAAAGAGAGCGAGACACAGGTCAGGAGAACTGATGGATATATCAGAATATAACAGGCGGTATGGGATACAATTAGGCAGGTATTCAACCCTCATACCACGATTGATCACAAAGACAGAGCAGCAATCTCCACATACATAA
- a CDS encoding imidazoleglycerol-phosphate dehydratase — MKDNMKERNARVKRETKETRVVVELELDGKGATKIDTGIKFFDHILTAFATHGFFDLVVNAEGDLSHHIIEDTAITLGKAFKDAIAADRAKTVRYGLAAVPMDDSIARCAVDIGSISGEGRSYTVLELGLVRERVEDLSTEDIPHFLVSFASHANLTLHIYARGENEHHRIEAIFKALGIALDKATRVEERRIK; from the coding sequence ATGAAGGATAATATGAAGGAGAGGAATGCGCGAGTAAAGAGGGAGACGAAGGAGACGAGGGTGGTGGTGGAACTTGAACTTGATGGTAAAGGTGCCACTAAGATAGACACTGGAATTAAATTCTTTGACCATATCCTCACTGCTTTCGCCACTCATGGATTCTTTGATCTCGTTGTGAATGCAGAAGGGGACCTGAGCCATCATATCATCGAAGATACCGCTATCACTCTCGGCAAAGCGTTCAAAGATGCAATTGCAGCTGATAGGGCTAAGACCGTGAGGTATGGTCTCGCTGCGGTACCAATGGATGACTCTATTGCGAGATGTGCAGTAGATATCGGAAGTATAAGTGGAGAGGGTAGAAGCTACACAGTCTTAGAATTGGGCTTAGTCAGGGAGCGGGTTGAAGACCTCAGCACCGAGGACATACCCCATTTCCTGGTTTCTTTCGCATCACATGCAAATCTCACACTCCACATATATGCAAGGGGGGAGAACGAGCACCACAGGATCGAGGCAATATTTAAAGCGCTTGGTATTGCACTGGATAAGGCAACGAGGGTAGAAGAGAGGAGGATAAAGTAA
- a CDS encoding aspartate carbamoyltransferase regulatory subunit yields MKRELKVVPIKNGTVIDHISAGQALNVLHILGINAKTDAIVSVVMNVRSDKMGRKDIVKVEDRELKPEEVDKIALIAPNATINIIRNSEVIEKHKVYLPEFIEGIIRCSNPNCISNAEREPVVPRFVTLSSNPPRFRCFYCERIMEDVSGYI; encoded by the coding sequence ATGAAGAGGGAGCTGAAGGTTGTTCCTATAAAAAATGGCACTGTTATTGACCATATCTCTGCCGGTCAGGCACTGAATGTGCTTCACATACTGGGAATCAATGCAAAGACCGACGCGATTGTAAGTGTGGTGATGAACGTACGTAGTGATAAGATGGGCAGGAAGGATATAGTGAAGGTAGAGGACAGGGAACTGAAGCCGGAAGAAGTGGATAAAATCGCTTTGATTGCACCAAATGCCACTATAAATATAATACGCAACTCGGAAGTGATAGAGAAGCATAAGGTATATTTACCTGAATTTATAGAGGGTATAATAAGATGTTCGAATCCCAATTGCATATCTAATGCGGAGAGGGAGCCGGTTGTACCCAGATTTGTGACTTTGAGCTCAAATCCTCCAAGGTTCCGGTGTTTCTACTGTGAGCGGATAATGGAGGACGTATCAGGGTATATATGA
- a CDS encoding alanine--glyoxylate aminotransferase family protein: protein MSEELLMIPGPVPVLPRIRNAMSKPMIYHRGDEFREMYVEIVSALKWIFQTRNDLFVLSGSGTCAMEAAIGNLVRKDTPIVSIANGKFGERLVEIGRRYSDNVTAVNFEWGSSIELEEVKAAMEEKHPQVVTMVHNETSTGILNPAEAIARLTRKYNALLVLDCITSIGGYEVPVDDWGVDIAIVGSQKCLGAPPGLSAISVSERAWKMMLNNNDGGDNSERPYYMDLIAYKDSFDKGQTPYTPALPLFFALHEALELIKEEGMVKRVERHRRLANTLRSAVTDMGLSLFPRLNDLSAYSNTVTAIKVPEELDDARLRGGMRERGVMIAGGQGKLKGKIFRIATMGNIREGEVSRTIQALEETLRE, encoded by the coding sequence ATGAGTGAAGAATTGCTCATGATTCCAGGACCGGTGCCGGTATTACCTCGCATTCGTAATGCGATGTCAAAGCCGATGATATACCACCGCGGTGATGAATTCAGGGAGATGTATGTGGAGATAGTGTCAGCGCTGAAGTGGATATTTCAGACGAGGAACGACCTCTTCGTGCTCAGTGGCTCAGGTACATGTGCAATGGAAGCGGCGATAGGGAACCTCGTTCGTAAGGATACCCCCATAGTGAGCATAGCCAATGGCAAGTTTGGCGAGCGGTTAGTTGAGATAGGAAGGAGGTATAGCGATAATGTCACCGCAGTTAACTTCGAATGGGGCAGTTCAATCGAACTGGAAGAGGTGAAGGCCGCTATGGAAGAGAAGCATCCTCAGGTTGTTACAATGGTACATAACGAAACATCAACGGGTATTCTCAATCCAGCAGAGGCTATTGCAAGACTCACACGTAAGTACAATGCACTCCTCGTGCTGGATTGCATCACCTCGATTGGGGGTTACGAAGTGCCGGTGGACGATTGGGGAGTAGACATTGCCATCGTTGGCTCACAGAAATGCCTCGGTGCACCGCCTGGGTTGTCAGCAATCTCGGTAAGTGAGCGTGCATGGAAGATGATGCTGAATAATAATGATGGTGGTGATAATAGTGAGAGACCATATTATATGGACCTCATCGCTTACAAAGACAGTTTTGATAAGGGACAAACGCCCTATACACCTGCTTTACCACTGTTCTTTGCATTGCATGAGGCATTGGAGTTGATAAAAGAGGAAGGAATGGTAAAGCGAGTAGAGCGTCACAGGAGACTCGCAAATACTCTCCGCTCTGCGGTCACAGATATGGGGTTGAGTTTATTCCCGAGACTGAACGATCTGAGTGCGTACTCCAATACGGTAACTGCGATAAAGGTACCGGAGGAGCTCGATGATGCACGCTTGAGGGGCGGTATGCGAGAGCGAGGGGTGATGATCGCAGGAGGTCAGGGTAAGCTGAAGGGTAAGATTTTTCGGATAGCCACAATGGGGAATATAAGAGAGGGTGAGGTCTCAAGAACCATACAGGCACTGGAGGAAACACTGAGAGAGTGA
- a CDS encoding 30S ribosomal protein S6e, producing the protein MQVVISDPKTGKGYKLEGKDAEVSALFVGKRIGDLVDGDILGLSGYMLEVRGGSDRDGVPMRADVPGAGRRRILITSPPGYRPREKGKRRRKYVRGNEISTDISQINVKIRMYGNQPIEKIFGEMEEGGA; encoded by the coding sequence ATGCAGGTCGTGATTAGTGACCCAAAGACGGGTAAAGGATACAAGCTGGAAGGTAAGGATGCAGAAGTGAGTGCTCTATTCGTGGGTAAACGGATAGGGGATTTAGTGGATGGAGATATCCTGGGGCTAAGTGGCTATATGCTGGAAGTAAGAGGTGGCTCAGACCGTGATGGTGTACCAATGCGGGCTGATGTACCAGGAGCAGGAAGGAGGAGAATCCTGATCACTTCACCGCCCGGTTACAGACCCCGGGAAAAGGGCAAGAGAAGAAGGAAGTATGTCAGGGGTAATGAAATTTCAACTGATATATCGCAGATAAATGTGAAGATAAGAATGTATGGTAACCAGCCGATAGAGAAGATATTTGGTGAGATGGAAGAGGGAGGGGCGTGA
- the infB gene encoding translation initiation factor IF-2, with product MERPLRTPILSVLGHIDHGKTTLLDSIRGTAVAAKEAGGVTQHIGATEIPIQVIKEICEPLKSDWTGIELPGLLFIDTPGHYAFASLRKRGSALADVAVLVVDVMEGFQPQTYESLSILRLLKTPFVVALNKIDRIKGWQSSRKPFIINYQTQPEFASRELNTRIYEIVGDLYDKGFSADRYDRISDFSRTVSIVPVSAKTGEGIADLLLVLIGLAQKYFEKSLRLHLEGPGVGTILEKKEERGLGTTIDVILYDGKLSVGDTIVVGSAEEEPIVTKIRALLKPRALQEIRTEQRFRRVKSVSAAAGVKIMAPNIENALPGSRVRAVPTTGNVDVDIERVIEEMKDEIAEMKLDTSSEGLIIKADTMGSLEALALELRSEKIEQIKKAEVGNISKRDVVDATMVSDRYLRAILGFNVDVLPDAREVAMQNEIPLFVSDVIYRVIEDYENWVKEEKERERQEKIDRLTTPAKIKVLPGCVFRQSKPAIFGIEVLCGRIKTGVELIKSDGTNIGSINEIQNRGESIATADEGMQVAISMKKPTFGRQIKENEILYVDVDIEEMNKLRGLLSPDEEKLLTEVYEIKTNRRRRDAGRD from the coding sequence ATGGAAAGACCGCTAAGGACACCGATTCTCTCTGTACTGGGACATATAGACCATGGGAAGACCACTTTACTCGATAGTATCAGAGGTACAGCAGTAGCAGCGAAGGAAGCGGGTGGTGTAACGCAGCATATAGGTGCTACGGAGATACCAATTCAGGTGATAAAGGAGATCTGTGAACCCTTAAAGAGCGATTGGACTGGAATTGAACTTCCAGGATTATTGTTCATTGATACTCCAGGGCACTACGCTTTTGCATCACTGAGGAAGCGGGGAAGTGCTCTGGCAGATGTCGCAGTACTTGTGGTGGATGTGATGGAAGGTTTTCAACCCCAGACTTACGAATCATTGAGCATTCTGAGACTATTGAAGACTCCTTTTGTTGTCGCATTGAATAAGATAGATAGAATAAAGGGCTGGCAGTCATCGAGGAAGCCATTTATTATAAATTACCAGACACAACCGGAATTCGCGAGCAGGGAGCTGAATACACGGATATACGAGATAGTGGGTGACTTATATGACAAGGGCTTCTCCGCTGACCGATATGACCGGATCAGTGACTTCTCAAGAACTGTGAGTATCGTGCCGGTGAGTGCGAAGACAGGGGAAGGAATAGCAGATTTGCTACTCGTTCTTATAGGTTTGGCGCAGAAGTACTTTGAGAAGAGCTTGCGGCTGCATCTGGAAGGTCCAGGTGTGGGTACGATACTGGAGAAGAAGGAGGAGCGCGGGCTTGGAACCACGATTGATGTTATATTGTACGATGGTAAGCTCAGCGTGGGAGACACGATAGTGGTGGGAAGCGCGGAAGAAGAGCCGATAGTGACAAAGATAAGGGCATTATTAAAACCGAGAGCACTTCAGGAGATAAGAACAGAGCAGAGATTCAGGCGTGTAAAATCCGTGAGTGCCGCTGCAGGGGTGAAGATAATGGCGCCAAATATAGAGAATGCACTTCCAGGCTCTCGTGTTCGTGCTGTCCCCACTACGGGTAATGTAGATGTGGATATAGAGCGGGTAATTGAAGAGATGAAGGATGAAATAGCGGAGATGAAGCTGGACACATCATCCGAGGGGCTGATTATAAAGGCAGACACGATGGGTTCTCTGGAAGCATTAGCTCTGGAATTGAGAAGCGAGAAGATAGAGCAGATAAAGAAGGCGGAAGTGGGGAATATCTCAAAGCGAGATGTAGTTGATGCCACCATGGTCAGTGACCGCTATTTGAGAGCTATTCTGGGCTTTAATGTTGATGTTCTACCCGATGCGAGAGAAGTAGCCATGCAAAATGAGATCCCTCTCTTCGTGAGCGATGTCATTTACAGAGTGATAGAGGATTATGAGAACTGGGTCAAGGAGGAGAAGGAACGAGAGAGACAGGAGAAGATAGACAGGCTGACAACGCCAGCGAAGATAAAGGTACTACCCGGGTGTGTATTCAGGCAGAGCAAACCTGCTATATTTGGGATTGAAGTATTGTGTGGCAGGATAAAGACTGGTGTGGAATTGATAAAGTCAGACGGCACAAATATAGGTAGTATAAACGAGATACAGAACAGAGGTGAGAGCATAGCCACTGCAGATGAAGGTATGCAGGTGGCTATCTCGATGAAGAAACCCACCTTTGGGCGGCAGATAAAAGAGAATGAAATCCTATATGTGGATGTGGATATAGAAGAAATGAATAAGCTGAGAGGTTTACTGTCACCGGATGAGGAGAAGTTGCTGACGGAAGTGTATGAAATAAAAACAAATAGGAGGAGAAGAGATGCAGGTCGTGATTAG